From one Paramormyrops kingsleyae isolate MSU_618 chromosome 1, PKINGS_0.4, whole genome shotgun sequence genomic stretch:
- the LOC140592536 gene encoding uncharacterized protein isoform X2, whose product MDEALITYKEENLLGEGTFGKVYRGSFHGTPAAVKRIMCGLEGTEDHDIHHEINVSLRLSHPNIVRLMAVARTKSCFLLAAEYIHGATLEQVLHTDSCFVKLEGDDASFISLDLSMAIEYIHAQRIIHQDIKPANVMVHHPSKKAVLTDWGLANIRDTVMLRQGSRFTTQAVGPIGGTYLYMAPECILMFEEASVQTDMWSLGATYLELLTGSVPWVIKKQRELATLMAAKAPPHALAHLSDRHSFLGGLVNYDPSSRPTASEVVKFLKSELDLAGRYGYKW is encoded by the exons ATGGATGAGGCTTTAATTACATATAAAGAAGAAAACCTACTTGGAGAAGGAACATTTGGCAAGGTGTATAGAGGTTCTTTCCATGGAACTCCTGCAGCAGTTAAGAGAATCATGTGTGGCCTAGAAGGAACGGAGGACCATGACATCCATCATGAGATAAATGTGTCCCT GAGACTGTCTCACCCCAACATTGTCAGACTCATGGCAGTAGCCCGCACTAAGTCCTGCTTTTTGTTGGCTGCTGAATACATTCATGGGGCAACCCTGGAACAAGTGCTTCATACTGACAGCTGTTTTGTGAAG CTGGAAGGGGATGATGCCAGTTTCATATCTCTGGACCTATCAATGGCTATAGAGTATATCCACGCACAAAGGATCATTCATCAAGATATAAAGCCAGCAAATGTCATG GTTCACCACCCATCCAAGAAGGCAGTCCTGACAGACTGGGGCCTGGCAAACATTAGAGATACTGTGATGCTTCGTCAAGGCAGTAGGTTCACTACACAGGCTGTAGGGCCAATTGGTGGCACATATCTTTACATGGCTccagaatgcattttaatgtttgAGGAGGCATCTGTCCAGACAGATATGTGGTCCCTGGGAGCCACATATCTGGAGCTCCTGACAGGGTCCGTTCCATGGGTGATCAAGAAACAACGAGAGCTGGCTACACTAATGGCTGCCAAAGCACCACCACATGCACTTGCACATCTCAGTGACAGGCACAGTTTTCTTGGTGGCTTGGTGAACTATGACCCCTCGTCAAGGCCTACTGCATctgaggttgtgaagttcctcAAGTCAGAACTTGATCTTGCTGGCCGATATGGCTATAAGTGGTAA
- the LOC140577561 gene encoding uncharacterized protein isoform X3: MEGVVVYVISLRPHQSRACVRTLLHLFKMSSGKECERNAMIMLLFNQGFKQREISCVLGSQGHQVSERHLRRILERLGLKRRCPQRPVTEIRKAVESELRHWSPEQGIRAMLKRVRDVRGVQPCYRDDVAEIMRELDASGLQRRSPGKKKIQRRNYISHGPNDTWHIDGNDKLKFFGMWIHLGIDGFSRKVLWLKVGTSNRKQRFVARYFYDAVQEQGGCPRLIRGDRGQENFVVGQMQMAFHMREQGNQAQQCFRMGTSVHNQRAECFNSILKRTWLKKWLITFEAMMESGILELDNPVHINCLQYTHFPLLQEDLKIEQILWNTHDIRKQRNAPGPFGKPDLLYTSPPPGYTDLLHPVDTDLLDYAEELISEKEEPLLVANQEFRDMCQTILENSHFPSTTDGCLAAYLMLIQEVTSAMNINTIPTPSTFAEANNIYKFLLRERMEGCQHSTI; encoded by the exons ATGGAGGGGGTAGTCGTTTACGTCATCAGCCTGAGACCACACCAATCCAGGGCATGCGTCCGGACACTGCT ACATTTGTTCAAGATGTCATCTGGCAAGGAATGCGAAAGGA ATGCAATGATAATGTTGTTATTCAACCAGGGATTTAAACAAAGGGAAATTAGCTGTGTCTTGGGCTCACAAGGACATCAAGTTAG TGAAAGACACTTGAGAAGAATTTTGGAACGTTTGGGGTTGAAGCGGAGATGCCCCCAGCGACCTGTCACTGAAATCCGCAAAGCTGTGGAG AGTGAGCTGAGACACTGGTCACCTGAACAGGGAATTCGAGCAATGCTAAAACGTGTTAGAGATGTCAGAGGAGTGCAGCCTTGCTACAG AGATGATGTTGCTGAAATAATGAGGGAGCTGGATGCAAGTGGTCTTCAGAGAAGATCTCCTGGTAAGAAGAAAATCCAGCGTAGGAATTACATCAGCCATGGCCCCAATGACACCTGGCACATTGATG GTAATGACAAACTGAAGTTCTTTGGTATGTGGATACATCTAGGTATTGATGG ATTTTCTAGGAAGGTTCTTTGGCTGAAGGTGGGCACTTCAAACCGCAAGCAAAGATTTGTGGCAAGATATTTCTATGATGCTGTTCAAGAACAGGGTG GCTGTCCTCGATTGATTCGAGGTGACAGAGGACAGGAGAACTTTGTTGTTGGTCAAATGCAGATGGCATTCCATATGAGAGAGCAGGGGAATCAGGCACAACAATGCTTTAGGATGGGGACATCAGTGCACAACCAG aGGGCTGAATGCTTCAATAGCATTTTAAAGCGAACATGGCTCAAGAAATGGCTGATAACATTTGAG GCCATGATGGAGTCTGGCATCCTTGAACTAGACAACCCGGTACACAT CAATTGCTTGCAGTACACACACTTTCCACTGCTTCAAGAAGATTTGAAAATTGAGCAAATACTGTGGAACACCCATGACATCCGCAAACAGCGCAATGCCCCAGGTCCATTTGGGAAACCAGACCTTCTGTACACCTCACCACCTCCTG GATACACCGATTTGCTGCACCCAGTCGACACAGACCTCTTAGACTATGCTGAAGAACTCATCAGTGAGAAAGAAGAACCATTACTGGTGGCAAACCAGGAGTTCAGAGACATGTGCCAAACCATTTTAGAAAACAGTCATTTTCCAAGCACAACAGATGGTTGTCTTGCTGCATACCTTATGTTGATCCAAGAAGTCACCTCTGCCATGAACATAAATACAATTCCAACACCCTCTACATTTGCAGAGGCAAATAACATATACAAATTTCTGTTAAGGGAAAGGATGGAGGGTTGTCAACACAGCACTATCTAA
- the LOC140592536 gene encoding uncharacterized protein isoform X1 codes for MQVDENIGSSAGSGIAVSQGVLPCAAIGAKRSVKRGAELSEVSENTGDLIVFPESSSTPPSVPPLHPPRVPYMDEALITYKEENLLGEGTFGKVYRGSFHGTPAAVKRIMCGLEGTEDHDIHHEINVSLRLSHPNIVRLMAVARTKSCFLLAAEYIHGATLEQVLHTDSCFVKLEGDDASFISLDLSMAIEYIHAQRIIHQDIKPANVMVHHPSKKAVLTDWGLANIRDTVMLRQGSRFTTQAVGPIGGTYLYMAPECILMFEEASVQTDMWSLGATYLELLTGSVPWVIKKQRELATLMAAKAPPHALAHLSDRHSFLGGLVNYDPSSRPTASEVVKFLKSELDLAGRYGYKW; via the exons ATGCAGGTGGATGAAAATATAGGGTCATCTGCAGGTTCAGGCATTGCTGTTAGCCAAGGGGTGTTACCATGTGCAGCTATAGGTGCAAAGAGATCTGTGAAAAGAGGTGCAGAGCTATCTGAAGTTTCTGAAAACACTGGAGATTTGATCGTTTTCCCTGAATCATCCAGTACACCTCCCAGTGTACCACCAT TGCATCCTCCACGTGTTCCATATATGGATGAGGCTTTAATTACATATAAAGAAGAAAACCTACTTGGAGAAGGAACATTTGGCAAGGTGTATAGAGGTTCTTTCCATGGAACTCCTGCAGCAGTTAAGAGAATCATGTGTGGCCTAGAAGGAACGGAGGACCATGACATCCATCATGAGATAAATGTGTCCCT GAGACTGTCTCACCCCAACATTGTCAGACTCATGGCAGTAGCCCGCACTAAGTCCTGCTTTTTGTTGGCTGCTGAATACATTCATGGGGCAACCCTGGAACAAGTGCTTCATACTGACAGCTGTTTTGTGAAG CTGGAAGGGGATGATGCCAGTTTCATATCTCTGGACCTATCAATGGCTATAGAGTATATCCACGCACAAAGGATCATTCATCAAGATATAAAGCCAGCAAATGTCATG GTTCACCACCCATCCAAGAAGGCAGTCCTGACAGACTGGGGCCTGGCAAACATTAGAGATACTGTGATGCTTCGTCAAGGCAGTAGGTTCACTACACAGGCTGTAGGGCCAATTGGTGGCACATATCTTTACATGGCTccagaatgcattttaatgtttgAGGAGGCATCTGTCCAGACAGATATGTGGTCCCTGGGAGCCACATATCTGGAGCTCCTGACAGGGTCCGTTCCATGGGTGATCAAGAAACAACGAGAGCTGGCTACACTAATGGCTGCCAAAGCACCACCACATGCACTTGCACATCTCAGTGACAGGCACAGTTTTCTTGGTGGCTTGGTGAACTATGACCCCTCGTCAAGGCCTACTGCATctgaggttgtgaagttcctcAAGTCAGAACTTGATCTTGCTGGCCGATATGGCTATAAGTGGTAA